A window of the Zeugodacus cucurbitae isolate PBARC_wt_2022May chromosome 2, idZeuCucr1.2, whole genome shotgun sequence genome harbors these coding sequences:
- the LOC105210084 gene encoding leucine-rich repeat-containing protein 15, protein MSTTTGIKSQLLLYALLTITCLCVTAQLPATGSSSCGPNFPAACLCGRELYEGSISYIVNCTNTGIHNTTVLEFMPGEVEILIFTGNIVPELPWNVFGSINDYKNLKIVDMSNNHIREIRGKSYHHVQNVERLILNHNNLSISREDDEVNHHHPRVFSNFLNLQSLHLTDAFADNSSPQLSEDLHDIFVNSQLTKLQKLHLEQNEITHFKDRNVFCDLPSLRDLHLGDNLLKDINFEVRCLKNLRFLDLERNKFEYVKTHDMMLLNELETREDRTTNLIVDFNLNPFLCDCKISSFHTWILSTNVTVRNKNTLMCYHNDVEPLPIMELNMDACAETVAAAAAMFNTATDAHYGMQQSRGDDSMAAGRPHMNQHTVTLIFLLIVLSMILLGLVVALVYVSRERIKYMITPVFDNVAKKVQYTSIKDEDCPEVYV, encoded by the coding sequence ATGAGTACGACCACAGGCATTAAATCGCAGCTGCTACTTTATGCGCTGCTTACCATCACCTGCTTGTGCGTCACAGCACAGCTACCGGCAACAGGGTCTTCCAGTTGTGGACCCAACTTTCCAGCGGCCTGCCTTTGTGGGCGCGAACTGTACGAGGGCAGCATCAGTTACATCGTAAACTGCACGAACACTGGCATCCATAACACCACCGTACTCGAGTTCATGCCGGGTGAGGTGGAGATTTTAATATTCACCGGAAACATAGTGCCCGAGCTGCCATGGAATGTATTCGGCTCGATTAACGATTACAAAAACCTGAAGATCGTCGACATGAGCAACAATCACATACGTGAAATACGCGGCAAGTCCTATCATCACGTGCAAAATGTGGAGCGTTTGATTTTAAATCACAACAATTTGAGCATTTCACGCGAAGACGACGAAGTGAATCACCATCATCCACGGGTGTTTTCGAATTTCTTGAATCTACAAAGTCTACACCTCACCGATGCGTTCGCTGACAACAGTTCGCCACAATTAAGTGAAGATTTACATGATATTTTCGTGAATAGTCAATTGACCAAGTTGCAGAAGTTACATTTGGAACAGAACGAAATCACACACTTCAAGGATCGCAATGTATTCTGTGATCTGCCCAGTCTGCGCGATTTACATTTAGGCGATAATCTGCTAAAGGATATTAATTTTGAGGTGCGTTGTTTGAAGAATTTGCGCTTTCTCGATTTGGAGCGCAACAAATTCGAATACGTGAAGACACACGACATGATGCTGCTCAACGAGCTGGAGACACGTGAAGATCGCACCACCAACCTGATTGTCGATTTCAATCTCAATCCATTCCTGTGTGACTGCAAAATCAGCTCATTTCACACCTGGATATTGTCGACGAATGTAACGGTACGCAATAAGAACACACTAATGTGCTATCACAACGACGTGGAGCCACTACCGATAATGGAGCTGAATATGGATGCTTGCGCGGAAACGGTGGCGGCTGCTGCCGCAATGTTTAACACAGCCACAGATGCGCACTATGGCATGCAGCAGAGCAGAGGTGATGACAGCATGGCAGCCGGACGGCCGCACATGAATCAACACACGGTGACACTCATCTTCCTGCTGATTGTTCTGAGTATGATTTTGCTGGGACTGGTCGTGGCGCTGGTGTATGTGAGTCGGGAGCGCATTAAGTACATGATAACGCCGGTTTTCGATAATGTCGCCAAGAAGGTGCAGTACACATCGATCAAGGATGAGGATTGTCCGGAAGTGTATGTTTAA